The following are from one region of the uncultured Desulfovibrio sp. genome:
- a CDS encoding methyl-accepting chemotaxis protein, with amino-acid sequence MKLGAKLVLSFGSLIAVILVSSAITMHNVGEMNGKVREIDEAWLPSVTAIQSMNVQLNSLRADLASIMSQTYADEIRKYEKNLQDSMDSIQRDQTAYLQLRNATPGMDSEQGKALMARIADLSLQESKAREGIIKGVLDGRRGVANVAFDKKYRPVFQELGETYGEVVRMNVTGSKAAAQSATDAGQKTRNMSIAITLAAVIISICITWLLTRSVGRQLGKDPGELAVIARRVANGDYDIDDGSTKTGVYADMVSMAQTLKENMAKAHQESENARQSAQRAEEALRQAEAASVEAQRKAEAMSAASEGLQQVAQVVSDASTRLAAHIEQSDKGACETSLRLTEAASAIQQMNNTVLQVAQNAAAANAASLETRQKAEQGAEIVKRSLHSISEVHHVSLATKNDMAQLREHTQNINRIMNVISDIADQTNLLALNAAIEAARAGDAGRGFAVVADEVRKLAEKTMASTHDVANAITAIQDSAAKSMDSVDNVALQIEQANDFAQQSGQALTDIVVMVESTSDQVTAITSASEGQSAASDQVTSVIDQINGMSRQTASAMRAATEAVEDLAAQANGLSGLIAQMRAQ; translated from the coding sequence ATGAAACTAGGCGCAAAACTTGTGCTCTCTTTCGGCAGTCTTATTGCCGTCATTCTGGTGTCTTCTGCCATCACGATGCACAACGTGGGCGAAATGAACGGCAAGGTGCGCGAGATTGACGAGGCATGGCTGCCTTCCGTCACCGCCATCCAGTCCATGAATGTGCAGCTCAATTCGCTCCGCGCCGATCTTGCGTCAATAATGTCGCAAACCTACGCCGACGAGATCCGCAAGTACGAAAAGAATCTTCAGGATTCCATGGACTCCATCCAGCGCGATCAGACCGCCTATCTGCAACTGCGCAACGCCACCCCCGGCATGGATAGTGAGCAAGGCAAGGCCCTTATGGCGCGCATTGCCGACCTTTCCTTGCAGGAAAGCAAGGCACGCGAAGGCATCATCAAGGGTGTGCTGGACGGTCGGCGCGGCGTGGCAAACGTGGCCTTTGACAAAAAATACCGCCCAGTTTTTCAGGAACTTGGCGAGACCTATGGCGAAGTTGTCCGCATGAACGTCACGGGCAGCAAGGCCGCGGCCCAAAGCGCCACTGACGCAGGGCAAAAAACCCGCAACATGTCCATTGCCATCACTCTGGCTGCCGTTATCATCAGCATCTGCATTACCTGGCTGCTCACGCGTTCTGTGGGGCGGCAACTGGGCAAAGACCCCGGCGAACTGGCCGTCATAGCCCGCCGGGTTGCCAACGGCGATTACGATATTGACGATGGCAGCACCAAAACTGGCGTGTATGCAGATATGGTTTCCATGGCGCAGACGCTTAAAGAAAACATGGCAAAGGCGCATCAGGAATCGGAAAACGCCAGGCAAAGCGCCCAGCGGGCAGAAGAAGCCCTGCGGCAGGCGGAGGCAGCAAGCGTTGAAGCCCAGCGCAAAGCCGAAGCAATGAGCGCCGCTTCTGAGGGTCTTCAGCAGGTTGCGCAGGTTGTGAGCGACGCTTCAACGCGACTGGCAGCGCACATTGAGCAGTCTGACAAGGGAGCATGCGAAACGTCGCTCAGGCTGACGGAGGCCGCCAGCGCCATTCAGCAGATGAACAATACCGTGCTTCAGGTGGCGCAGAACGCCGCAGCCGCCAATGCCGCTTCGCTCGAAACGCGCCAAAAAGCCGAGCAAGGCGCTGAAATCGTCAAGCGCTCCCTGCACAGCATCAGCGAGGTGCACCATGTTTCGCTGGCGACCAAGAACGATATGGCGCAGCTCCGGGAACATACGCAAAACATCAACCGCATCATGAACGTTATTTCGGATATTGCCGACCAGACCAACCTGCTTGCCCTTAATGCCGCTATTGAAGCTGCCCGTGCGGGCGATGCCGGGCGCGGTTTTGCCGTGGTAGCTGATGAGGTGCGCAAACTGGCGGAAAAAACAATGGCCTCCACACATGACGTGGCCAACGCCATCACGGCCATTCAGGACAGTGCAGCAAAAAGCATGGATTCTGTGGATAACGTTGCCCTTCAGATTGAGCAGGCCAATGACTTTGCCCAACAATCCGGACAGGCGCTGACAGATATCGTTGTGATGGTGGAATCCACCTCTGATCAGGTTACCGCTATCACTTCTGCCAGCGAGGGGCAGTCCGCCGCCAGTGACCAGGTCACAAGCGTTATTGACCAGATCAACGGCATGTCCCGGCAAACAGCCTCTGCCATGCGTGCGGCCACAGAAGCTGTGGAAGACCTGGCGGCCCAGGCCAACGGGCTTTCGGGCCTTATTGCGCAGATGCGCGCCCAGTAA
- a CDS encoding methyl-accepting chemotaxis protein → MRLIVKLGLSFFFITLVLLAMSGMSIKNISAMNKRFIEIDTSLLPSLIELQEMHLKFWIIRSDVLALISQTSPSEIERYSSNITSTMDSIRENHDRYFAIVGESEDQHHAAAKELIEKIDAISRKLNTVRKEILAFVQCEERGEAINIFENKYTTLFNSLEPLYEELMALTKSDSKQVSAEAVATGESAVKGAYALSAAAVFFSIIVSLVLSRSIKHQLGKDPGELQAVASRVAAGDYDIHDANSDSVGVYASIVAMVQALKTHIESAQRESLVAREQSAKATEALRQTEAANIEAQSKSEALRMAAARLQEVARVVSAATARLAAQIEQSDKGAQETSARLGEAASAMQQMNATVQEVARNASVASQASTETRAKAENGSEIVKRSLRSIDQVHQASMTLKDDMAQLHGHTQNINRIMGVISDIADQTNLLALNAAIEAARAGDAGRGFAVVADEVRKLAEKTMASTHDVANAIEAIQSSATQSMDSVDRAARQIEQANTYASQSGAALTDIVATVEGTADQVNAIAAASEQQSAASDEVSRAITQISEMSRQTSAAMREAADAVAELAGQTQNLMDLMSSMQQ, encoded by the coding sequence ATGCGACTGATTGTAAAACTTGGACTATCATTCTTTTTTATTACACTTGTTCTGCTTGCGATGAGTGGAATGTCAATCAAAAACATTTCTGCAATGAATAAAAGATTCATTGAAATAGATACATCTTTGCTCCCATCTCTCATAGAACTTCAGGAAATGCATCTGAAATTCTGGATTATTCGCTCTGACGTATTGGCGCTTATTTCACAAACCTCGCCCTCAGAGATCGAACGATATTCCTCCAACATCACCAGCACGATGGATTCCATCAGGGAAAATCATGATAGATATTTTGCCATTGTGGGTGAATCCGAAGACCAGCACCATGCAGCAGCAAAGGAACTGATAGAAAAAATTGATGCAATTTCTCGCAAACTCAACACGGTACGCAAAGAAATCCTTGCATTTGTGCAATGTGAAGAACGTGGAGAGGCAATAAACATATTTGAAAATAAATACACCACGCTATTCAACAGCCTTGAACCACTCTATGAAGAGCTGATGGCGCTTACCAAGTCAGACAGCAAACAGGTGTCTGCCGAGGCCGTTGCCACAGGCGAAAGTGCAGTTAAAGGCGCATATGCGCTTAGTGCTGCCGCCGTTTTTTTCAGCATCATCGTTTCTCTTGTACTTTCGCGCTCCATAAAGCATCAACTTGGCAAAGACCCGGGAGAACTCCAGGCTGTGGCAAGCCGTGTTGCTGCCGGAGACTACGACATTCATGACGCAAATAGCGACAGCGTTGGCGTGTACGCTTCCATCGTCGCGATGGTGCAGGCACTGAAAACCCACATCGAAAGCGCTCAGCGTGAATCACTGGTGGCGCGGGAGCAATCCGCCAAGGCAACCGAAGCCCTGCGCCAGACGGAAGCCGCCAATATCGAGGCCCAGAGCAAAAGCGAAGCCCTGCGGATGGCCGCCGCCAGACTTCAGGAGGTGGCCCGGGTAGTGAGCGCGGCCACAGCGCGACTGGCGGCGCAGATTGAGCAGTCAGATAAAGGCGCGCAAGAGACATCGGCCCGACTGGGCGAGGCGGCCTCTGCCATGCAGCAGATGAATGCCACAGTGCAGGAAGTGGCGCGCAACGCGTCCGTTGCCTCGCAGGCCTCCACAGAAACCCGCGCCAAGGCGGAAAACGGCTCAGAAATCGTCAAACGCTCGCTGCGCAGCATTGATCAGGTGCATCAGGCATCCATGACGCTCAAGGACGACATGGCCCAACTGCACGGACACACCCAAAACATCAACCGCATCATGGGCGTTATTTCAGACATCGCCGACCAGACCAATCTGCTTGCCCTCAACGCCGCCATTGAGGCTGCCCGTGCGGGTGATGCCGGGCGGGGCTTTGCCGTGGTGGCGGATGAAGTGCGCAAACTGGCGGAAAAAACAATGGCCTCCACCCATGACGTTGCCAATGCCATTGAGGCTATCCAGTCCAGCGCTACCCAGAGCATGGATTCTGTGGACAGGGCCGCAAGGCAGATTGAACAAGCCAATACCTACGCCAGCCAGTCTGGTGCGGCCCTGACCGATATTGTGGCCACGGTTGAGGGCACGGCGGATCAGGTCAATGCCATTGCCGCCGCAAGCGAGCAGCAGTCTGCCGCCAGCGATGAAGTAAGCCGCGCCATAACCCAGATAAGCGAAATGTCGCGCCAGACCTCTGCCGCCATGCGCGAAGCGGCGGATGCCGTGGCCGAACTGGCAGGGCAGACCCAAAATCTTATGGATCTCATGTCCAGCATGCAGCAATAG